One window of the Desulfonatronovibrio magnus genome contains the following:
- a CDS encoding helix-turn-helix domain-containing protein, with the protein MQVLTKTHHTEDIELRIIGPKHKKDDVLREIKKHGYADSSDSIHWRELFPEFENEPDYSMVLRKVRSKEGLTQNELSKMTGIPQGHISKMENGKLAIGKDRAKRLAEVLKVDYRILL; encoded by the coding sequence ATGCAGGTACTCACGAAAACGCACCATACTGAAGATATTGAGCTTCGTATCATTGGGCCTAAGCACAAAAAGGATGATGTCCTTCGAGAGATCAAAAAACACGGATATGCTGACTCCAGTGACTCTATTCACTGGCGAGAGCTTTTCCCGGAATTTGAAAATGAACCCGATTACAGCATGGTGTTGCGTAAAGTTCGGAGTAAAGAAGGGTTGACTCAAAATGAACTTTCAAAGATGACCGGTATCCCCCAGGGGCATATTTCCAAAATGGAGAATGGAAAGCTGGCAATAGGCAAAGATAGGGCTAAGCGTTTAGCTGAAGTCTTGAAAGTTGATTATCGAATTCTTTTGTAG
- a CDS encoding long-chain-fatty-acid--CoA ligase, with the protein MLENNTPRPWLENYDPAVNPKQDYEEVPVYEYMDRIAARYPNRKAIVFNNWKISYKKLKELSETVAANLRSYGMNPGDRVAIMLPNLPQTIIAYWGVLKAGGAVVMTNPLYMEKEMVHHFTDSQAKFLITLDLLWPKISTLLPRLPLQKVFITRIPDCLRFPLTFLYKIKMHREKKVPDIPYDNNRFIPWKKLVRKGEVYIKYNPDPHNDLAALQYTGGTTGVSKGVMLTHYNLSCNVKQAVAILHDVGPENTVLGLLPYFHIYGLTVCVNFATAIGATLAPYPRFVPREVLKAIQKVQPTIFPCAPAVFMALLQQKDINKFDLSSINYCVSGSAPIPVEIIEKFKKMTGAEIIEGYGLTEASPITHLNPLRGKRKPGSIGMPFPDTDAAIVDMELGTVKLPPGKIGELVIKGPQVMKGYWNRPDETAGAVRNNWLYTGDIAYMDEEGYFYIVDRKKDLIITGGYNVYPREIDEVLHEHPRVKEAVAVGIPNETRGELIKAFIVPKDGENVTKADIISFCREKLAGFKVPKQVEFRDELPKTIVGKVLRRALREEEMQKMKKGKNGK; encoded by the coding sequence ATGCTCGAAAACAACACCCCAAGACCATGGTTAGAAAATTATGATCCAGCTGTAAATCCTAAGCAAGATTATGAAGAGGTTCCTGTTTATGAGTACATGGACAGAATCGCGGCCCGGTACCCCAATAGAAAGGCTATAGTATTCAACAACTGGAAAATAAGCTACAAAAAACTTAAAGAGCTGTCCGAAACAGTTGCAGCCAATTTGCGCAGCTATGGTATGAACCCAGGTGACAGGGTCGCCATTATGCTTCCCAACCTGCCCCAGACAATTATTGCGTACTGGGGTGTTCTCAAGGCCGGGGGCGCTGTTGTCATGACCAATCCTTTATACATGGAAAAGGAAATGGTCCATCACTTTACTGATTCTCAGGCAAAATTTCTCATAACCTTAGATCTTTTGTGGCCTAAAATATCAACTCTGTTGCCCCGGCTTCCCCTTCAGAAAGTTTTTATTACCAGGATACCCGACTGCCTGCGTTTTCCTCTTACTTTTCTGTATAAGATCAAAATGCACCGTGAAAAAAAGGTGCCTGATATACCGTACGACAATAACAGGTTTATCCCGTGGAAAAAACTGGTCCGCAAGGGCGAGGTTTATATCAAGTATAATCCTGATCCTCACAATGATCTGGCAGCTCTTCAGTATACCGGCGGAACCACAGGCGTTTCCAAGGGTGTCATGCTTACGCATTACAACCTGTCATGTAATGTCAAGCAGGCTGTAGCCATACTCCATGATGTGGGCCCTGAAAACACCGTGCTGGGTCTTCTTCCCTACTTTCATATATACGGGCTTACTGTATGCGTGAATTTTGCCACAGCAATAGGTGCGACTCTTGCGCCTTATCCCCGTTTTGTACCCAGAGAGGTGCTAAAGGCCATTCAAAAGGTCCAGCCCACAATTTTTCCCTGCGCACCCGCTGTCTTTATGGCTCTTTTACAACAAAAAGACATTAATAAGTTTGACTTGTCTTCCATCAATTACTGCGTATCCGGTTCAGCCCCTATTCCTGTGGAAATAATCGAAAAATTCAAAAAGATGACAGGAGCGGAAATAATTGAAGGTTACGGGCTGACTGAAGCTTCACCCATCACTCATCTCAATCCTTTAAGGGGAAAAAGAAAACCTGGCTCCATCGGGATGCCTTTTCCTGATACTGATGCGGCCATCGTTGACATGGAACTGGGAACTGTAAAGCTGCCACCGGGCAAAATTGGTGAGCTGGTCATCAAGGGGCCGCAGGTCATGAAAGGATATTGGAACAGGCCTGATGAAACCGCTGGTGCTGTCAGAAATAACTGGTTGTACACCGGTGACATTGCCTATATGGATGAAGAGGGTTATTTCTATATTGTTGATCGCAAAAAAGACTTGATCATTACTGGAGGTTACAATGTATACCCTCGAGAGATTGATGAGGTCCTGCATGAACATCCCAGGGTCAAGGAAGCAGTTGCTGTGGGTATTCCCAATGAAACCCGCGGAGAACTAATCAAAGCGTTCATTGTACCAAAAGATGGAGAAAACGTCACCAAGGCAGATATTATTTCTTTTTGTCGTGAAAAACTTGCAGGTTTCAAGGTTCCTAAACAGGTTGAGTTTCGAGATGAATTGCCCAAGACCATAGTGGGAAAAGTTTTGCGCAGGGCGTTGCGGGAAGAAGAAATGCAAAAAATGAAAAAAGGGAAAAACGGTAAATAG
- a CDS encoding tyrosine-type recombinase/integrase, with product MAKKRCKFCRCLFILTTRFDGLTVSSLYKLVRKYGLEALGKQISPHWFRHTYATHIRARNVDVKAVSMLLGHNSIQTTMNYDHSFQLQQGNYGDILVEEYDSL from the coding sequence ATGGCCAAGAAACGCTGTAAATTCTGCCGGTGTCTTTTCATCCTCACTACCCGTTTTGACGGGTTGACTGTGAGTTCGTTGTATAAGCTGGTAAGAAAATATGGACTGGAAGCACTGGGTAAGCAGATTAGCCCACATTGGTTTCGGCACACCTATGCGACTCATATCAGGGCAAGAAATGTTGACGTTAAGGCTGTGTCCATGCTTCTTGGGCATAATTCTATCCAGACCACAATGAACTATGACCACAGCTTTCAGTTGCAGCAGGGAAATTATGGTGATATTTTGGTTGAAGAATACGACAGCCTGTGA
- a CDS encoding DegQ family serine endoprotease, whose protein sequence is MRKYFSGLIVFMVVLTWSCLSWASLPQFADLAEKSGKAVVNISTVKMVEQPDMRQFFRGFPDRQHPFEEFFDQFERFFGGPRQEQRPREQRSLGSGFIISKDGFIVTNNHVIENADQIKATFQIGSSERSFDAEVIGTDPETDLALLKIEADIDLPVLSFGDSDQTRVGEWVLAIGNPFGLNHTVTAGIISAKGRIIGAGPYDNFIQTDASINPGNSGGPLINLDGEVVGINTAIVASGQGIGFAIPSTMAEDIIEQLKTGESVRRGWLGVTIQNMDDNTAKALGLDDSRGALVAGVTRNDPADKAGIEAGDVILYINDQPVDSSSDLTRTIGGIAPGSEASITIWRNGEKKDVMVTLGQRDLQRIARGTAPEQEFSEAELGFTLRKPTDQEASALGFDSPRGLIVTEVEQGSPAHRADIVGGDLILQANGQAVNSRDEFHKILEDDARPKQVLMLLINRQGNNMFRTIPIN, encoded by the coding sequence ATGCGAAAATATTTTTCTGGTTTAATTGTATTTATGGTAGTACTCACCTGGTCCTGCCTGAGTTGGGCATCCCTGCCCCAGTTTGCTGATCTTGCTGAAAAATCAGGAAAGGCAGTAGTTAACATCAGCACTGTAAAAATGGTTGAGCAGCCGGACATGAGACAGTTTTTCAGGGGATTCCCTGACAGGCAACATCCTTTTGAAGAGTTTTTTGATCAGTTTGAACGTTTTTTTGGAGGCCCGAGACAGGAACAAAGGCCGAGAGAACAGCGCTCCCTTGGATCAGGCTTTATTATTTCCAAGGATGGTTTTATTGTGACCAACAATCATGTTATTGAAAATGCCGATCAAATTAAAGCCACATTTCAAATCGGCAGCAGTGAACGATCTTTTGACGCTGAAGTTATAGGAACTGATCCGGAAACAGACCTTGCCCTGCTTAAAATTGAAGCAGATATTGACCTGCCTGTACTAAGTTTCGGAGATTCAGACCAAACCAGAGTTGGAGAATGGGTACTGGCCATTGGCAATCCTTTTGGTTTAAATCACACTGTCACTGCTGGAATTATCAGCGCCAAGGGTAGAATTATTGGAGCTGGACCATATGATAATTTCATCCAGACTGACGCGTCCATCAATCCGGGCAACAGCGGTGGTCCGCTAATCAACTTAGACGGCGAAGTAGTAGGCATAAACACAGCCATTGTAGCCTCAGGTCAGGGCATTGGCTTTGCTATTCCCAGCACCATGGCTGAAGATATAATTGAACAGCTTAAAACAGGTGAAAGCGTCAGACGGGGATGGCTCGGCGTAACCATTCAAAACATGGATGATAATACAGCCAAGGCTCTGGGACTGGATGATTCCAGAGGTGCGCTTGTGGCCGGAGTCACCAGAAATGATCCTGCGGATAAGGCTGGAATTGAAGCAGGAGATGTAATTTTATACATAAACGATCAACCTGTGGACAGTTCTTCAGATTTGACCAGAACAATCGGTGGAATTGCACCAGGTTCCGAGGCCAGCATAACCATCTGGAGAAATGGTGAAAAAAAGGATGTGATGGTTACCCTTGGTCAAAGAGATCTGCAGAGAATTGCCAGAGGAACTGCACCTGAACAGGAATTCAGTGAAGCTGAACTGGGCTTTACCTTGAGAAAACCAACAGATCAGGAAGCATCAGCACTTGGCTTTGACAGTCCAAGAGGGCTTATTGTAACAGAGGTTGAACAGGGCTCTCCTGCTCATCGCGCCGATATTGTAGGCGGAGACCTGATCCTTCAGGCCAATGGTCAGGCTGTAAACTCCAGAGATGAGTTTCACAAGATCCTTGAAGATGACGCACGCCCCAAACAAGTGCTTATGCTTCTTATTAACCGTCAGGGCAATAATATGTTCAGGACAATACCCATTAACTGA
- a CDS encoding type II toxin-antitoxin system VapC family toxin, translating to MNRVTFLDTGFLLALIRKSDQYHLAAVNGARIYPEPYLTTELALMELASALARPPHRKAATAVIQRILCDKNTEVVPWHTLTFREVLTFYQERVDKSWGVVDCFSFLIMQQHQIVTALTFDIHFKQAGFHVPLIAT from the coding sequence ATGAACAGAGTGACTTTCCTGGATACAGGCTTTCTGCTGGCTCTGATCAGGAAGAGCGACCAGTACCATCTCGCAGCTGTTAACGGTGCAAGAATTTATCCGGAACCATATCTTACCACTGAACTGGCTTTAATGGAGCTGGCATCCGCACTTGCCAGGCCACCCCACCGTAAGGCTGCAACAGCCGTCATCCAGCGGATTTTGTGCGACAAAAATACAGAAGTAGTTCCCTGGCATACCCTGACGTTTCGGGAAGTTCTAACTTTTTACCAGGAAAGAGTGGATAAATCCTGGGGAGTTGTTGACTGTTTTTCATTTTTGATCATGCAACAGCACCAAATTGTTACTGCTCTGACATTTGACATCCATTTCAAACAAGCTGGATTTCATGTGCCATTAATCGCAACATAA